In Enterobacter cloacae, the following are encoded in one genomic region:
- the impL gene encoding type VI secretion system protein ImpL: MLTTLLSILTNRILWSFLGVTALAAVIWMIGPLLSIVDTRPLESEQNRVISIAVVYLIWAQSHILPRLYNAWLNRKLMDRLNENTAHQEAADPQKRLNSEEQILAGRFDEAAQMLKKAHFSKAGHGAQWTQRFSTQYLYQLPWYVIIGAPGSGKTTALANSGLQFPLADRFGKTALRGIGGTRNCDWWFTNDAVLLDTAGRYTTQESEQVQDAGEWLEFIGLLRKYRRRQPINGVIITISISGLLTQSAEASRQQAVNLRQRLSELHEQLGIRFPVYVMVTKADLLKGFRAWFADYDKAQRDQIWGFTLPWEQTKHADYDLMGNFQQEFSLLQQRLDAGLPETMLKEHDAKTRAEAYLFPQEFAALRPLLADYLSTVFARSNFETEFSPRGIYFASGTQEGMPFDRVMGELNRALSLPEGGDNENWDSVSKEAPIPGAKGQSFFIKDLLQNVIFQEAGIAGENRWWELRNRAVMWSGYAALLALLVILGGLWLTSYTKNKAYLGEVDAKVPQLEQQGKALQNQPQRDLFTLLPLLNSLVDLPKSTAFDVNNPSVSRRMGLYRGDDVSDASQSLYQKALDQMLLPAVAMHVTTWLRNDNGSDVEYSYEALKAYQMLYQPKHYDGKFLHSWVMLNLQRNLPQNVTQSQLQQLAWHLTQLLEPQIQSSPYAQDDTLVTRERALINQQPLSTRVYGRLKRLLEHDENLKPVSLSDLGGPQSELVFSRKSGKPLSEGVPGLYTPDGYWKSFNGQIDSVTSALHEDDVWVLGSTSSREDKQQIDNAVRQLYMRDFIANWDRFLADIQLNNSADLSQRINTARLLSGANSPLRRLVQNLSQVLTLSRNTPAPADAGKAEEQSNRATRTLQALFSNNDAAPTQGAVVTQVPEQLVTDHYAPMIELAQPLEKGGKTIVFDDFLKQVDELYRYLTAVQDAANSGMPAPGGEAISRLQASAGRLPGGLQTMFSNMAVGASSDTQRRDLENVRKRINVEVGGFCRQAIAGRYPLVRSASTEVTPDDLARMFAPGTGLMDTFFRDNLTNKVDTTQANWRFMPGIDGKTLPGSEGLLRPFQQAQSVRDAFFANGATTPSFKVTVRTVRMDNAILNLTLDVDGQLLRYSHGPQAVQIMNWPGPGGTNQVRMQLGLANGSTATLVTNGSWALNRFFDKASTSPGAGSLSRQATFSVDGHQVTLEFAPNSIRNPFQLPRFSCP, encoded by the coding sequence ATGCTGACTACTCTTCTTTCCATTCTGACCAATCGCATTCTGTGGAGCTTCCTGGGCGTAACGGCGCTTGCGGCGGTGATCTGGATGATTGGTCCATTGCTGTCCATCGTAGATACCCGACCGCTCGAATCTGAACAGAACCGGGTTATCAGTATCGCGGTGGTCTATTTGATCTGGGCACAGAGCCATATTCTGCCGCGGCTGTATAACGCCTGGCTGAACCGTAAGCTGATGGACCGGCTGAATGAGAATACGGCCCACCAGGAAGCTGCAGATCCACAGAAGCGACTGAACAGCGAGGAGCAGATCCTCGCCGGACGTTTTGATGAAGCCGCTCAGATGCTGAAAAAAGCGCACTTCAGCAAAGCAGGGCATGGCGCACAGTGGACGCAGCGCTTCAGCACGCAGTATCTTTACCAGCTGCCCTGGTATGTGATCATTGGCGCGCCAGGCTCCGGTAAAACGACCGCACTGGCCAATTCCGGGCTGCAATTCCCGCTGGCAGACCGTTTTGGTAAAACCGCATTGCGGGGCATTGGCGGCACGCGTAACTGCGACTGGTGGTTTACTAACGACGCTGTGCTGCTGGATACCGCAGGCCGCTACACCACACAGGAAAGCGAGCAGGTTCAGGACGCCGGTGAATGGCTTGAGTTCATTGGCTTGCTGCGTAAGTATCGCCGCCGCCAGCCGATCAACGGTGTCATTATCACCATCAGTATTTCCGGTCTGTTGACCCAATCCGCAGAAGCTTCCCGCCAGCAGGCGGTGAATCTGCGTCAGCGTCTTTCTGAGCTGCACGAACAACTGGGGATCCGCTTCCCGGTGTACGTCATGGTGACCAAAGCTGACCTGCTTAAAGGCTTCCGCGCCTGGTTTGCTGATTACGACAAAGCGCAACGCGACCAGATCTGGGGCTTTACGCTGCCGTGGGAGCAGACCAAACACGCTGATTATGATCTGATGGGCAACTTCCAGCAGGAGTTTTCGCTGTTACAGCAACGTCTGGATGCAGGTCTGCCGGAAACCATGCTGAAAGAGCATGATGCCAAAACCCGTGCGGAAGCGTATCTCTTCCCCCAAGAGTTCGCCGCACTGCGTCCGCTGCTGGCGGACTACCTGAGCACGGTCTTCGCCCGTTCTAACTTTGAAACGGAGTTTTCGCCGCGCGGGATCTACTTCGCCAGCGGTACCCAGGAGGGCATGCCCTTCGACCGTGTGATGGGCGAACTGAATCGCGCCTTGTCGCTGCCTGAAGGTGGAGATAACGAGAACTGGGATTCAGTCAGTAAGGAGGCACCGATCCCGGGGGCGAAAGGTCAGAGCTTCTTTATCAAGGATCTGCTGCAAAACGTTATTTTCCAGGAAGCCGGGATCGCCGGTGAAAACCGCTGGTGGGAACTGCGGAACCGCGCCGTGATGTGGTCTGGCTATGCGGCGCTACTGGCACTGCTGGTGATCCTCGGCGGGCTGTGGCTGACCAGCTACACCAAAAATAAAGCCTATCTGGGAGAGGTTGATGCAAAAGTACCGCAGCTGGAGCAGCAGGGCAAAGCGTTACAAAATCAGCCTCAGCGCGATCTGTTTACCCTCCTGCCGTTGCTCAACAGTCTGGTGGATTTACCGAAAAGCACCGCCTTTGATGTTAACAACCCGTCCGTCTCTCGTCGTATGGGGCTGTACCGTGGGGATGACGTCAGCGATGCCTCACAGTCGCTGTACCAGAAAGCGCTGGATCAAATGCTGTTGCCCGCCGTCGCGATGCACGTCACGACCTGGCTGCGCAACGATAACGGCAGCGATGTGGAATACAGCTACGAAGCGCTGAAAGCCTATCAGATGCTCTATCAGCCAAAGCACTACGACGGCAAATTCCTGCACTCGTGGGTGATGCTCAACCTGCAGCGAAACCTGCCGCAAAACGTCACCCAGTCGCAGCTTCAACAGCTGGCATGGCACCTGACGCAGTTGCTGGAACCGCAAATTCAGTCTTCACCTTATGCCCAGGACGACACACTGGTCACTCGTGAAAGAGCGCTCATCAACCAGCAACCGCTTTCCACCCGCGTGTATGGTCGCCTGAAGCGCCTGCTTGAGCATGATGAAAATCTGAAACCGGTATCGCTTTCTGACCTCGGCGGCCCGCAGAGTGAGTTGGTATTTTCACGCAAAAGCGGCAAACCGCTGAGCGAAGGCGTACCCGGGCTCTATACCCCGGACGGTTACTGGAAAAGCTTCAACGGCCAGATCGACAGTGTGACCTCCGCACTGCACGAAGATGATGTCTGGGTTCTGGGGAGTACCTCATCCCGGGAAGATAAACAGCAGATTGATAACGCCGTGCGTCAGCTCTACATGCGCGACTTTATCGCTAACTGGGATCGCTTCCTCGCTGACATTCAGCTCAACAACAGCGCCGATCTCTCGCAGCGCATCAATACCGCGCGCCTGCTCTCCGGCGCAAACTCGCCGCTGCGCCGCCTGGTGCAGAACCTGAGCCAGGTGCTGACGCTATCGCGTAATACGCCAGCACCAGCTGACGCCGGAAAAGCGGAAGAGCAGAGCAACCGTGCCACCCGCACGTTGCAGGCGCTGTTCAGCAACAATGACGCAGCACCAACGCAGGGGGCTGTGGTAACCCAGGTTCCTGAGCAACTGGTGACCGATCACTATGCGCCAATGATTGAGCTGGCACAGCCGCTGGAGAAGGGTGGCAAGACCATCGTATTTGATGATTTTCTCAAGCAGGTTGATGAGCTTTACCGCTATCTGACCGCCGTACAGGACGCCGCCAACAGCGGTATGCCTGCCCCGGGTGGCGAAGCAATTAGCCGCCTGCAGGCCAGCGCCGGCCGTCTGCCCGGTGGGCTACAAACCATGTTCAGCAACATGGCCGTCGGGGCCAGCAGTGATACCCAGCGCCGCGACCTGGAAAACGTTCGCAAGCGGATTAACGTTGAAGTGGGTGGTTTCTGCCGTCAGGCGATTGCTGGTCGTTATCCACTGGTGCGCAGCGCCAGTACCGAAGTCACACCTGACGATCTCGCACGGATGTTTGCGCCGGGCACCGGGCTGATGGATACCTTTTTCCGCGACAACCTGACTAACAAAGTCGATACCACTCAGGCTAACTGGCGCTTTATGCCTGGCATCGACGGTAAAACGCTGCCGGGAAGTGAAGGGCTGCTACGGCCGTTCCAGCAGGCGCAGTCTGTCCGGGATGCCTTTTTTGCCAACGGAGCCACCACGCCATCTTTCAAAGTGACGGTGCGCACCGTGCGGATGGATAACGCCATTCTGAACCTGACGCTGGACGTGGACGGGCAGTTGCTGCGCTATAGCCACGGCCCGCAGGCAGTACAGATTATGAACTGGCCGGGACCAGGCGGTACTAACCAGGTGCGTATGCAACTGGGGCTGGCCAACGGCAGCACGGCAACACTGGTGACGAATGGATCCTGGGCGCTGAACCGCTTTTTCGATAAAGCGAGCACCAGCCCGGGCGCGGGGAGTCTGAGCCGTCAGGCCACCTTCAGCGTTGACGGACATCAGGTCACGCTGGAGTTTGCGCCAAACAGTATCCGCAACCCGTTCCAGCTTCCCCGTTTCTCATGCCCATAA
- the impB gene encoding type VI secretion system protein ImpB → MAMSNSGQKFIARNRAPRVQIEYDVEIYGAERKIQLPFVMGVMADLVGKPVENLPAVDERKFLEIDIDNFDERMKALKPRVAFQVDNTLTGEGKLNVDLTFDSMDDFLPDAVARKVEPLNKLLEARTQLSNLLTYMDGKNGAEELIAKILQDPTLLKSLSQLPKNDESAKGSEE, encoded by the coding sequence ATGGCAATGAGTAACAGTGGGCAGAAATTCATCGCACGTAACCGTGCTCCCCGCGTGCAAATCGAGTACGACGTAGAGATCTACGGTGCAGAACGTAAAATTCAGCTGCCGTTTGTGATGGGCGTTATGGCCGATCTGGTCGGTAAACCGGTGGAAAATCTGCCGGCCGTCGATGAGCGCAAATTCCTTGAAATCGACATTGATAACTTCGACGAACGCATGAAAGCGCTGAAACCGCGCGTGGCATTCCAGGTGGATAACACGCTGACCGGCGAAGGCAAACTCAACGTCGATCTGACCTTTGACAGCATGGACGACTTCCTGCCGGATGCGGTGGCCCGCAAGGTTGAGCCGTTGAACAAGCTGCTGGAAGCGCGCACTCAGCTTTCCAACCTGCTGACCTACATGGACGGTAAAAATGGGGCGGAAGAGCTGATTGCGAAAATTCTGCAGGATCCCACGCTGCTCAAATCCCTGAGCCAGTTGCCAAAAAATGACGAAAGCGCGAAAGGTAGCGAGGAATAA
- the impC gene encoding type VI secretion system protein ImpC yields MSNQTQQHEQQADLAFSQDEFSALLNKEFRPKTDQARSAVESAVKTLAQQALENTVTFSNDTYRTIQNLIAGIDEQLSQQVNQIIHHDEFQTLESAWRGLSYLVNNTETDEMLKIRFMSISKQELGRTLKRYKGVGWDQSPIFKKIYEQEYGQFGGEPFGCIVGDYYFDHSPQDVELLGEMARIGSAAHCPFITGTAPGVMQMESWQELANPRDLTKIFQNTEYAAWRSLRESEDARYLGLVMPRFLSRLPYGIRTNPVDSFDFEEQTDGANHNSYSWANAAYAMAANINRSFKEYGWCTSIRGVESGGAVENLPCHTFPSDDGGVDMKCPTEIAISDRREAELAKNGFMPLVHRKNSDFAAFIGAQSLQKPAEYHDPDATANARLASRLPYLFACCRFAHYLKCIVRDKIGSFREREEMERWLNDWVMNYVDGDPANSSQETKSRKPLAAAEVQVQEIEDNPGYYAAKFFLRPHYQLEGLTVSLRLVSKLPSLKTKDA; encoded by the coding sequence ATGAGCAACCAGACTCAACAACATGAGCAGCAGGCGGACCTGGCGTTCAGCCAGGACGAATTCAGTGCGCTGCTGAATAAAGAGTTCCGCCCGAAAACCGATCAGGCGCGTTCCGCCGTGGAAAGCGCGGTAAAAACGCTGGCGCAACAGGCGCTGGAAAATACCGTCACTTTCTCCAACGATACCTACCGCACTATTCAAAATCTGATTGCCGGTATCGATGAGCAGCTGTCACAGCAGGTGAATCAGATTATTCATCACGATGAGTTTCAGACGCTGGAAAGTGCGTGGCGTGGCCTGAGCTATCTGGTGAATAACACGGAAACCGATGAGATGCTGAAGATCCGCTTCATGAGCATCTCTAAACAAGAGCTGGGCCGCACCCTGAAACGCTACAAGGGTGTGGGCTGGGACCAGAGCCCGATCTTCAAGAAAATCTACGAGCAGGAGTACGGTCAGTTCGGTGGTGAACCGTTTGGTTGCATCGTCGGCGACTACTACTTCGACCACAGCCCGCAGGACGTTGAGCTGCTCGGTGAAATGGCACGCATCGGCTCTGCGGCGCACTGTCCGTTCATTACCGGTACCGCGCCGGGCGTGATGCAGATGGAATCCTGGCAGGAGCTGGCGAACCCGCGCGACCTGACCAAAATCTTCCAGAACACCGAATATGCTGCCTGGCGTTCACTGCGTGAATCCGAAGATGCGCGCTATCTGGGTCTGGTGATGCCGCGTTTCCTCTCGCGTTTGCCGTACGGCATTCGTACCAACCCGGTCGACAGCTTTGACTTTGAAGAGCAGACCGACGGCGCGAACCACAACAGCTATTCCTGGGCGAACGCCGCTTATGCGATGGCGGCCAACATCAACCGCTCCTTCAAAGAGTACGGCTGGTGTACCTCCATTCGCGGTGTGGAGTCCGGCGGGGCGGTTGAAAACCTGCCGTGCCACACCTTCCCGAGCGATGACGGTGGCGTGGACATGAAATGTCCGACCGAAATTGCCATCAGCGACCGCCGCGAAGCCGAGCTGGCGAAAAACGGCTTTATGCCGCTGGTTCACCGTAAAAACTCTGACTTTGCCGCTTTCATCGGCGCGCAGTCTTTGCAAAAACCGGCCGAGTACCACGATCCGGATGCGACCGCCAATGCCCGTCTGGCATCACGCCTTCCGTATCTGTTCGCCTGCTGCCGTTTTGCCCACTACCTCAAGTGCATCGTGCGCGACAAAATCGGCTCCTTCCGCGAGCGTGAAGAGATGGAGCGCTGGCTGAACGACTGGGTAATGAACTACGTGGACGGTGACCCGGCCAACTCCTCCCAGGAGACCAAGTCCCGTAAACCGCTGGCGGCTGCGGAAGTGCAGGTGCAGGAAATTGAAGACAACCCGGGCTACTACGCCGCGAAGTTCTTCCTGCGTCCGCACTACCAGCTGGAAGGTCTGACCGTCTCCCTGCGCCTGGTTTCTAAACTGCCATCGCTGAAGACGAAAGACGCGTGA
- the impK gene encoding type VI secretion system protein ImpK, whose protein sequence is MQERQDTGSDAVFTGASSNNQLVAAANPLLNAIPQIRHSVSHDDQVALRQRLIDEIRRFEVRCQQAGLPYEVIVGARYCLCTALDEAAALTPWGSSGVWSSSGLLVTFHNETWGGEKFFQLLARLSQNPREHILLLEMINYCLLLGFEGRYRVLDNGRTQLETIKQRLWQMIRGVRGSYPPPLSPHPEDRPVLRKLWRPMVPLWACATLVGFIACLFYIVLNWRLGDNTNPVLAKIYQSQLPETSVQQPTRQLPAVLNLRGFLKPEIDAGLVAVKDEADRSVVILKGDGLFASASTVVRDRYEPVINRIAQAMNNVSGKILVVGYSDNVPIRSARFASNYELSLERARSVQKQLQGSLSQPERVKAEGRGEINPVVPNNTPENRARNRRVEITLLVSPENTQAELNGLPQGN, encoded by the coding sequence ATGCAGGAACGACAGGATACCGGCAGTGATGCCGTGTTTACCGGGGCCAGTAGCAACAATCAGCTGGTGGCGGCCGCCAATCCGCTGCTCAACGCGATTCCGCAAATCCGTCACTCAGTATCACATGACGATCAGGTGGCGTTGCGCCAGCGCTTGATCGACGAAATTCGTCGTTTCGAAGTCCGTTGCCAACAGGCGGGACTGCCTTATGAAGTGATCGTCGGTGCCCGTTATTGCCTGTGTACGGCACTGGATGAAGCCGCTGCGCTTACCCCGTGGGGGAGCAGCGGCGTCTGGTCCAGTAGCGGGTTGCTGGTGACGTTTCACAACGAAACCTGGGGGGGAGAGAAGTTCTTCCAGCTGCTGGCGCGTCTGTCGCAGAACCCGCGCGAACATATTCTGTTGCTGGAGATGATCAACTACTGCCTGCTGCTTGGATTCGAAGGGCGCTACCGGGTGCTGGATAACGGCCGCACCCAGCTTGAAACCATCAAGCAGCGGCTGTGGCAGATGATTCGTGGCGTGCGCGGCAGCTATCCGCCGCCGCTCTCACCACACCCGGAAGACCGGCCTGTGCTACGTAAACTGTGGCGTCCGATGGTGCCGTTGTGGGCCTGTGCCACGCTGGTCGGTTTCATTGCCTGTCTGTTCTATATCGTTCTTAACTGGCGTCTCGGTGACAACACCAATCCGGTGCTGGCGAAGATTTACCAGTCCCAGCTCCCGGAAACCTCAGTTCAGCAACCGACACGGCAATTGCCCGCTGTGCTGAATCTGCGCGGCTTCCTGAAACCTGAAATTGATGCTGGCCTGGTGGCGGTGAAGGACGAAGCAGATCGCAGCGTAGTGATCCTGAAAGGCGACGGCCTGTTCGCTTCCGCCTCTACGGTGGTGCGCGATCGCTATGAGCCGGTGATCAACCGCATTGCCCAGGCGATGAATAACGTCAGCGGCAAAATTCTGGTGGTTGGCTACAGCGACAACGTGCCCATTCGCAGCGCGCGTTTTGCCTCTAACTATGAGCTCTCTCTGGAACGTGCCCGGTCTGTGCAAAAACAGCTGCAGGGAAGCCTCTCCCAACCTGAGCGCGTGAAAGCGGAGGGGCGAGGCGAGATTAATCCTGTGGTACCGAACAATACGCCTGAAAACCGCGCCCGTAACCGCCGTGTGGAAATTACTCTGCTGGTGTCGCCTGAGAATACGCAGGCTGAGCTGAACGGATTGCCGCAAGGAAACTAA
- the vasE gene encoding type VI secretion system protein ImpJ — translation MTKAEKVVWTEGMFLRPHHFQRTESYLLNHVREWGALQRSYLWGFLDVELDEAMLRQGCIALSYCSGLLPDGTFFQVRNGRNGPVPLKIPDNLTNEKVVLALPVRRGEREEVIFSEEQASLARFIAFEQEVEDDNAMSVGDATVQFGRLRLTLMLEKDLTAEWTAIGVAFVTEKRNDNHVRLDSSYIPPMLNANNNPLLYSMINDLHGLLVQRSQQIGGRLRQPGRFNTSELIEFTLLSLVNRHLGEVSHLKTLPLLHPEALWHRWLPFATELATWTSQRSAESVLPIYDHDDLAGCFSKLMLMLRQGLSLVMEDHAIQLPLNERSHGLNIATVPETSMVREFGFVLAVKANVPGDHLQTHFPAQMKVAPVSRIRDLVQLQLPGIMLRAMPVAPPQIPWHAGYSYFELEKGSELWHEMDKSGAFALHLAGEFPGLDMEFWAIRSPTE, via the coding sequence ATGACGAAAGCAGAAAAGGTCGTCTGGACCGAAGGGATGTTTCTGCGTCCACACCATTTTCAGCGGACAGAGAGTTACCTGCTCAACCACGTTCGTGAGTGGGGGGCGCTGCAGCGCTCGTATCTGTGGGGCTTTCTCGACGTTGAACTCGACGAGGCGATGCTTCGTCAGGGTTGCATTGCGCTGAGTTACTGCAGCGGTTTGCTGCCTGACGGAACCTTTTTCCAGGTACGTAACGGGCGCAACGGCCCGGTACCGCTAAAAATCCCTGATAACCTCACCAATGAGAAAGTGGTGCTCGCACTGCCGGTTCGCCGGGGTGAACGCGAAGAGGTTATCTTCAGCGAAGAGCAGGCCTCGCTCGCGCGTTTTATCGCCTTCGAACAAGAGGTGGAAGACGATAATGCCATGTCGGTGGGGGATGCTACGGTACAGTTTGGCCGTTTGCGCCTGACCCTGATGCTGGAAAAAGATCTGACAGCAGAGTGGACTGCTATCGGCGTGGCGTTTGTCACCGAGAAGCGCAACGACAATCATGTGCGGCTGGACAGCAGCTACATCCCTCCGATGCTGAATGCCAACAACAACCCGCTGCTCTATAGCATGATTAACGATCTGCACGGTTTACTGGTGCAGCGTAGTCAGCAGATTGGCGGTCGTCTGCGTCAGCCTGGCCGTTTTAACACCTCTGAGCTGATTGAATTTACACTGCTCTCGCTGGTGAATCGCCATCTGGGCGAAGTATCACATTTAAAAACTCTCCCGCTGCTCCACCCGGAAGCGCTCTGGCATCGCTGGCTACCGTTTGCCACCGAACTTGCTACCTGGACCTCTCAGCGTAGCGCAGAAAGCGTGCTGCCAATTTATGACCATGATGATCTCGCGGGCTGCTTCAGCAAGTTGATGCTGATGCTGCGCCAGGGGCTGTCGCTGGTGATGGAAGACCATGCTATCCAGTTACCGCTTAACGAACGTTCTCATGGCCTGAACATCGCCACCGTCCCTGAGACCAGCATGGTACGTGAGTTTGGCTTTGTACTGGCGGTAAAAGCCAATGTGCCGGGCGATCACCTGCAAACCCATTTCCCTGCCCAGATGAAGGTGGCTCCGGTCTCCAGGATCCGCGATCTGGTTCAGCTGCAACTGCCGGGCATTATGCTGCGGGCTATGCCGGTCGCGCCACCGCAAATCCCCTGGCATGCGGGTTACAGCTATTTTGAGCTGGAGAAGGGCAGTGAACTGTGGCACGAGATGGACAAGTCCGGTGCTTTCGCTCTGCATCTTGCAGGGGAGTTCCCGGGTCTTGATATGGAGTTTTGGGCCATCCGTAGCCCGACAGAATAA
- the impA gene encoding type VI secretion system protein ImpA, with translation MNIDEFLAPISAENPCGENLEYDADFQAMGQASLGKAEQQFGDTIIPAEPADWNTVEKHATSLLGRTKDLRVMLALTHAWTRRRGLPGYADGLLLVQEALSRYWERLYPLLEEYGETDPFYRINALAGLSDKSDLTLAVRNASLLRSNGDEISLRDAQALLDGSKTECPDYPGGRPRLIDELARGDQPGTAAVIVMNERLLAIRELLTGYLGESGVPEMEQLLKTVGLVASACQVTDISKLLPTREAQAEQTTASVTAVPAVQQATDWRSVQVTSRADAQLMLEKAKQYFAQYEPSHPAPLMIERVQRLSELNFMDIIRDLAPDGVNQLENIFGRRE, from the coding sequence ATGAATATTGATGAATTTCTCGCGCCGATCAGTGCCGAAAACCCCTGCGGCGAAAACCTGGAATACGACGCCGATTTTCAGGCGATGGGGCAAGCCAGCCTGGGCAAAGCTGAGCAACAGTTCGGTGACACCATTATTCCTGCGGAACCTGCTGACTGGAATACGGTAGAAAAACATGCCACCAGCCTGCTGGGCCGCACCAAAGATCTCCGCGTGATGCTGGCACTCACCCATGCCTGGACACGGCGTCGCGGGCTACCGGGTTACGCGGATGGGCTGTTGCTGGTACAGGAAGCGCTGTCGCGTTATTGGGAGCGACTTTATCCGCTACTGGAAGAGTATGGCGAAACCGATCCGTTCTACCGCATTAACGCGCTTGCAGGGCTGAGCGATAAATCTGACCTGACCCTTGCCGTGCGCAATGCCTCGTTGTTGCGTTCGAACGGCGATGAGATCTCGCTACGTGATGCGCAGGCACTGCTTGACGGCAGTAAAACCGAATGCCCGGATTATCCCGGTGGTCGCCCAAGGCTGATTGATGAGCTGGCTCGCGGCGACCAGCCCGGTACCGCAGCGGTCATTGTGATGAATGAACGGTTGCTGGCCATACGCGAGCTGCTCACCGGATATCTCGGTGAAAGTGGCGTACCGGAGATGGAACAGCTACTGAAAACAGTCGGGCTGGTTGCCAGCGCCTGTCAGGTGACGGATATCAGCAAGCTATTGCCGACCCGAGAGGCGCAGGCCGAACAAACTACAGCGTCTGTCACCGCCGTACCAGCCGTACAGCAAGCGACAGACTGGCGCAGCGTGCAGGTGACCAGCCGCGCCGATGCGCAGCTGATGCTGGAGAAAGCGAAGCAATATTTTGCGCAGTACGAACCAAGCCACCCCGCACCGCTGATGATTGAACGGGTGCAGCGGCTGTCTGAACTCAACTTTATGGACATTATTCGCGACCTCGCGCCAGACGGCGTTAACCAACTGGAAAACATCTTTGGACGCCGCGAATGA
- the vasD gene encoding type VI secretion system protein VasD, producing MNNKNFHRMWLAFYAVIFVLVSGCTSSSHNDPSSYNLQFQAHPQINDSAPLKVRVLLLKSDADFMSSDFYSLQNNASTTLGANLLNSDVFFLMPGQLSKTLSGQSSPDARYIGVMAEYQALDGKKWRVSLPLPVPGENPVYQFWKWSADELQANVFLDVNGIRVISQ from the coding sequence ATGAATAATAAAAATTTTCACAGGATGTGGTTAGCATTTTACGCGGTGATTTTTGTTCTGGTCAGTGGTTGTACGTCCTCTTCACACAACGACCCCTCCAGCTACAATCTGCAGTTTCAGGCTCATCCGCAAATCAATGATTCCGCGCCGCTTAAAGTCAGAGTGTTGCTGCTGAAATCTGATGCGGATTTCATGTCCAGCGACTTCTATTCCCTGCAGAACAACGCGTCAACCACGCTTGGCGCGAATCTGCTTAACAGCGATGTCTTCTTCCTGATGCCGGGCCAGCTTTCGAAAACCCTGAGTGGGCAAAGCTCTCCCGACGCCCGCTATATCGGTGTGATGGCGGAATACCAGGCGCTGGATGGGAAAAAATGGCGCGTTTCACTCCCGCTGCCTGTTCCCGGCGAAAACCCTGTCTATCAGTTCTGGAAGTGGTCCGCAGATGAACTCCAGGCCAACGTCTTTCTGGACGTGAATGGCATCCGGGTCATCAGCCAGTAA
- the impM gene encoding type VI secretion system protein ImpM produces the protein MTNTPAMNRYSWYGKLPSAGDFLQRRFPDTLQRQWSHWFQVGLLAWQQEEQRSGERRFNKAPVWNFVVPPMLGSQMIQMGCLLPGRDSVGRQYPVCIQLSFTPAEWSSRLLGQAESWYQQIGRVGLHAVRNSFSAPQLDDVLMAIPAPQPVEPQMRSDILDVIGYEEDGQTTLGWPQAAECFDPLRQTSFWWTNRCDGYPLYTHVHSGNFTGQLFTLLFDPAGGARPGRHGLYPPMFE, from the coding sequence ATGACGAATACCCCTGCGATGAACCGTTATAGCTGGTATGGCAAATTACCCAGCGCCGGTGACTTTTTGCAGCGTCGCTTTCCTGACACCTTACAGCGTCAGTGGTCACACTGGTTTCAGGTTGGCCTGCTGGCCTGGCAACAGGAAGAGCAGCGCAGCGGCGAACGCCGGTTTAATAAAGCCCCGGTCTGGAATTTTGTCGTCCCGCCGATGCTGGGCAGCCAGATGATCCAGATGGGTTGTCTGTTACCCGGACGTGACAGCGTTGGCCGACAATACCCGGTGTGCATTCAACTGAGCTTCACCCCGGCCGAATGGTCGTCACGCCTGCTCGGCCAGGCCGAAAGCTGGTACCAGCAGATTGGCCGCGTGGGATTGCACGCGGTGCGCAACAGTTTCTCCGCCCCACAGCTTGATGACGTATTGATGGCCATTCCGGCACCGCAGCCTGTAGAGCCGCAGATGCGCTCCGATATTCTGGACGTGATTGGTTATGAAGAGGACGGCCAGACCACGCTGGGATGGCCGCAGGCGGCAGAGTGCTTTGATCCGCTTCGCCAGACCAGCTTCTGGTGGACGAACCGCTGCGACGGATACCCCCTTTACACCCACGTTCACAGCGGAAACTTTACCGGACAGCTTTTTACGCTGCTGTTCGATCCGGCAGGCGGTGCCCGCCCGGGCCGTCACGGTCTTTATCCGCCGATGTTTGAATAA